The Nitrospirota bacterium genomic interval GCTCGCCCCGGGTCGGTCGGTCTCCACGAGGTGAACCTCTCTGCCCTGATCGAGCACATCATGGCGCTGATGCAATTCGAGGCGGAGGAGCGGAAGATCCGGCTCGAGCAGGCGGTGGCGGAACCTTTGCCGTCCGTCCTGGGCGACGAGACGGCCATCAGTCAGGTCCTGGTGAATATCGTCGTCAATGCATTTCATGCCATGCCGGCCGGCGGGCTCTGCCGCGTCGCGGCCGAGGCCCGTCACGCCAACGGCACGCGCTGGCTCGTCGTGTCGGTGCAGGACACGGGGATCGGCATCAAGAAAGAGGAGCTCGTGCGGGTGTTTGAACCGTTCTATACGACGAAGTCCAGCGGAACCGGTCTGGGGCTCGCCATCGCCTATCGCATCATGGAAGATCATGGTGGCACCATCCAAGTATCCAGCACACCGGGGAATGGTACTACCGCGGTGCTGACGTTCCCTGTCGCAGCCGAAGCGGCGCAATCCGTGGCGGTGCCCTCATGAAGCCACCAGCACACATCCTCGTCGTGGATGATGAGATCAATATCCGCGGGGCCTTGGTCACGATGCTCGAGAAAAAAGGCCACCAGGTGCGCGGAGTGGCCACGGCAGAGGAGGGGTTGGCGCAACTGGAAGGGGCCTCCGCTGAGCTAGTCATCACCGACCTTCGGATGCCAGGGATCGGAGGCATGGAGTTTCTCTGCCGGCTCAAAGACGCATGGCCGGATACGGAAGTCGTGGTGATGACCGCCTACGGGTCTATCGATACGGCGGTCGAGGCAATGCGTTGTGGTGCCTACGACTATCTCACCAAGCCCATCGATCGCGAACGGTTTCCCATCGTGGTGGACAAGGCGCTGGAGCGACACGCGTTAACGACTGAGAACAAGCAGCTCCGAGACCGCCTTGAAACCAGGACACGCTTCGATCACATGGTCGGCGAGAGCGAGCCTATGCAGCGGATCTATGGTCTGGTGGAGATGGTGGCGGACAGCGATGTCACGGTGCTGCTCACGGGAGAAAGCGGGACGGGCAAGGAACTCGTTTCCCGGGCGATCCACCATAAGAGCCCCAGAGCCGATGGCCCGTTCATTACGATGAATTGCGGAGCCCTGCCGGACAATCTCTTCGAAAGCGAATTGTTCGGCTATGAAAAAGGCGCGTTTACCGGCGCCATGGCGACCAAGATGGGGCGGTTCGAACTGGCCGACGGCGGCACACTGTTGCTGGATGAGGTGGGTGAACTGTCTCTCAAGTCGCAAGTCGATTTTCTGCGCGTGTTGGAGACGAAGGAATTCAGACGCCTGGGCGGAACGAAGCTGATCACAGTCGATACTAGGATTATCGCCGCCACCAATCGTAACCTTGAAGAAGCGGTCAAGCAAGGAGACTTTCGGGAAGACCTCTACTACCGACTCAATGTCGTGCCCATTCGCCTCCCACCGCTCCGTGATCGAGCGGACGATATTCCCCTGCTGGTAGACCGGTTTCTTGCGGAGTGCGCGGCTCAACATCACCGTGAACCGAAAGACGTGTCGCGGGAGGCCATGCGGCTCTTGCGATTGTATGGGTGGCCCGGAAATATTCGCCAGCTCCGGAACCTCATGGAGCGGTTGGTGGTTACGGTGAAAGATACGATGATCCAGCCAGAACACTTACCGGAGGAAATCCAGGCCAGCAAGGAGGATGCGCGTACGATGGTGGTGACGCTAGGGACCTCTCTGGATCAACTTGAGCGAGAGGTGATTCAGCGGACGTTAACAGAGATCACGAATCATCGAGAGAAGGCGGCCAAGCTGCTGGGTATCAGCCTCCGGACCTTACAATATAAGATCAAAGAGTACGGCATCCGGGACTAAGTACGCGCGCTGTTCGGCTGTTCGATTCGCATTCCCCTTCGTCTGATCCGTTGCCCTGCCTGATTCTCAATTCCTGCGCCTGTACACGCGCCACTGTGCTGGTGGGCGTAGAGTCTTTGCTGATTCTGCAAAAATACAATGTCTGTTTGCCTGGGCAGGCCCGCGATCTGCAATTCTTGCAGCAGCCGATGAGCCGTCAGAGGATGGGAGGTATTGACCATTTCCAGAAGCACCATAAGCCCCCAATTTCTCTGAAGCCCACTCAGCAATACTGCGTGGGCCATCCCTGGCATTCTCCCTGCACTGGTTCTCGCATGCGGGAGCGGATAATGACCGACACAAGAGGGGCGGGATTTTGAAGGGAGAAGTCAACAAGCGGAGGGGGGCGAGTAGGATGATGAGCATCGGCGCTTCATCATCACAGCCGAGTCCGACCACCCGGTTTGAGCCGGCCACTTCATCCATGACGTGGGTGACTCTGCTGCAGGCACGGTTGACAGACAGCCCTACAGGCACCCTAGCACGCTGTGCGCTCGCTTCGTTGCTGGAAGAACTCGAGCTCCCAGAGGAAGCCTTGTGCCATTGGAACACGGTCCTGGTCTGTACCCCCGACAGTCTAAAAGCTCAAGCAGGGGTGGTTCGATGCCGGCAATGAATCTGACAGCTTTTGCAGTTCGATCTATGAGAATACTCAGGCAGTATGGAAGACGCCCGTATACGATCAAGGGTACGGTCTTCAGGGCCTAATTGCTCCGTCACTCCTCTACGCACAATTCTATCTCTCTTAGAAGTTCAATCCCAAATATTACGCCGATCATAGCGTCTGATGGCTCATCAGGCGCTCGACCACACCGTGTTGCTGCAAGAACGGTAGTGGCCACACCGCGCGAAGAGCTTCGATCTGCAAATAATGCAGAGGAATCTTCAGTAGCTGCCACACCATCTGCATGACTCTGTTCGCCGATGTGGTAAGCCCTCGATATTCCTCACCGCGAGTCCATCTAGATACTCATTCGTTCCGTGGCACTTCCCATGCATTGTTACTATTTGCATCACGACCACTCGGTCGGAGAACAAGGAAATTATCATGCGAGGGATGTTTTCACAAAGAATGGTTCCGGGAATGGCTGGTGCGACTATTCTCCTCTCGCTCGGATGTGCACAGCCTCCCACCGAGCAATTGGGAGCTGCACAACAAACCATTGATGTTGCCAAGGCTGCCGGTGCGGCAGAGTACGCGAAAGAGGACTTCGTCGCTCTCGAGCAGCAATTTGCTCTCGCAAAGAACGAATTGACCAAGCAAAAGAACGTTCTCCCAATTTTCAGGTCCTACACGGATGCGGACAAGATGCTGCGTACTGTCGTCGAGTCCGGCGGGCGCGTAGCGACCAAGGCTGCTCAAGGCAAAGAGGCTGCCCAAACGGCAGTCCTCGTCATGGGACAAGAGGCCGGGAATGTCGTGGCGTCAGTCAAGGAACTAATAGCCCAAGTGCCGACCGGGAAAGCGCGGGCCGCTGTGGAGCCGTTCAAGCAAGACCTAGAGGGATTAGAAACGAGTTTCCATGCCGTCCAACTACTCATTGAGATGGGGGACTACTTTGGGGCTGAGATCCAAGCCAACGCGGTGAAAGAGGAAGGCGCAACTGTCTCTAGGGAGATTCAGGGCATCATCGATACGGCCAAAGGGAAGAAGATCACCTCCAACACAAATATTCCACTCAGGAAATCTCCCCACAAGGAGGTCGGTCATCGCACCAAACTCAACTGATATCCGACTAGCTGAATGTAACGGGGAAGACGCAGGACGCCGCCGGGTGGGCGCCTACCCTACAGCGCACCATACAGAAAGGAACGACTCATGAGCCCATTAAGCCGCGCAAAGCGTGAACGTCTGATCGATGTTGGCCCGGCAGGATTCCATCCGCCGTGTGCGATGCAGCTGGGTGTCACGCATCCCGACTCTTGGTTTGGACTATTGTACGGTCACCACGCTCCGGAGGATGAGGTGATCGCTGAGTCCGCAAGACAAATGTTTACCCGGAAGAATCCGACGATTTTTCCAGGGCCGCTGTATCTATGGGCGTGGCATCCTGAATGGATGGAGAAAGGGCAAGCGCTGCTGAGACTCGCAGCGGAAATCCCGGGCGTCATGATGATTCCGATGCCGGACTATCGGCCCAAGTACCCCAAGATCGATCCGGAAGAGGTCATCAACCCGAATCACCCGAACCTGACGATCTGGGGAAACAAAATCGAAGTGGCCCTGTTCATCGGCATTCACTGCCATTACGCCAACCTGGCGTTGCGGATGGTGCGGGCCGGGACAAACTGCCTCACGATCGCCTTCTGCCATGACATTCATGAAGACGCGATGCTCAGCGTGCAGGATCTCGATGTGAAGCAAATGGACCATATCATCGACATTTTTCGAACCGTCCGGAAGGAACTTGGCATTGAGATGCCGAAGGACGGACAAACGGTCCGGCTGACCGGCACACAGGTCCGCGCTAACCATGGGGTCGAGCGAGTGAATCCACGGCCGGCGTGAGAAAGAAAACCAAACAAAAGAGGAGCGCGAGCATGGCAGTAAAAGCTGACCGCTCGGTGGAACCAGCAGCATGCACGCCCTATGCGTCGAGCGAGGACTGGATCGCACGGATCGGTCGGCTGCAGGATGCCCTGGCGGTCTATCCCGCCGATATCTTGGCGAGAAGTGAGCTCGCGACATTATTGGAACAACTGGGACAACCGGAAGAGGCCTTGTGCAACTGGAACGCGGTCCTGGCCTGCGATCCCAACAGTTTGAACGCTCGAGAGGGGGTGGCTCGATGCCGGCAACGAACCGGGCGGCCCCTGCAGTCCATTCTGTGAGAGGGACCATGCCCACGATCTGGGGCCATCTTGAGAACGTAGGCACAGCACCGGCGCGTACTTCGCACATCCAGGTGAGGACATTATTACCTGGCGGAATCGTCATACGGGTCCGCGCCAATATTGGAGCACAAACTCTTATCGCGAGAGGAACCGAGCCGGTTGATGTGTCGGGTCTACGGGATGGCGAGTTCGTGGAAGTATCCTATCGACATGGTAGGGAGGGAGGGAGGGACGGTTGGATGCTGACACGATCTACGTGCGACCGGAGCAAACCGTCGTTGGCTGACCCAGCCACGGGCGATTCAGTCTTACCATTCGTCGGTATCGGGTGAAGAGGGATCATCATTGACACAACAGAGGCGGGACTCATGGCAACCAAGCGTAAGACAGCAGCGAAGAAGTCTAAACCGGCAACGAAGACAGCCAAGAACCCCACTGTAGCGCGGAAAAAGAAGAACAAGTAACCCCGGAACTACCATCATGCTCATGAAGAGAGAAACCGACGTCCTAGTCGTGCAGTACCCACGAGGCTATACGGCGATCGTCTGGTTCGACCCGGTCGCAGGATCGATCGCGACGAGTCATGCCGGTCTGCGCGCTACGCTCCGACGAGGGGTCCGGAGCTGGGAGGGAAGTCCTGTCTCGCCTCACGATGGGCACACCTTTCTGGCTGCAGTGTATGACCATCTGTTCCTCAACGGATATGCCGTCCAGTGGATGAAGGTGACGGCAGTCCTAGCGGTGGAAAATAGTTATCGTGTCTAGTACGGAACAGATCGACATGACCCCGTTTTCAGCATGGCTTCCCGCGCGTCCCAATCAGGACTTCGATCTGACGGTGAAGATCGTCGGGAGAAGCGCATTGGGTCTCATCGATGAACTGGCGACCATTGCCCAAGCCCTGACCCTTCACGGTTGCCAGGTGATGGTTCAGACCGGCAGGCTGAATGGTGGCTCAGGGCACTTGGTGCTGAGCCTCAGAATCGCATCGCGTCAGTTTTATTCGATGGGGCATGGATGCGATGTGGTCGTATATCTGGATCAGGGCCCTCTGAAATTCTGGCAATTCGGCCTGCAACCTGGCAGCGTGCTTGTCTGGGAACCGCCTGAACAGTTGCGGCTTCACCCTCCCCTACCTGACGGGGTCATTGCCTACCCGGTTCCTCTCCGCGAACTGAACGCGCAGGACAGCCAGGACCCATGCGGGAAAGGGTTTGTGGCGATGGGAATCCTAGCCCATCTTCTTGGCTTCTCCGAGGAGGCCCGACGGGTCTGCCTGAAATCCCTCTCGGCATCCCGTTTGTTCGATAGCGGCTATCAGTTCACGTCCCGCTCGCTTGTCAAACATGACATCTACTCCCTTCCTCTCGATGCGCACGGTGATGCGCGCATCGTGCTGAGTCTGGAGAACGCCGTGAAACTCGGGTTTGCCGCGGGTCACTGCGAGCCTGGAACGGACTGCGCCGGCGAGCTAAAACGATCACCGACACAGTGGATCGCCAGACACCTCGCGCTGGCCGACAAAATGGTCTCGGTGCTGCACAGCGAACAGTTTCCAGACGTCCAGGCCTATCGAGGCCCGCAGGGGAACGTCTTCGCGCTCTTTCGTGGAGAGGATGCCTCAATCTTGTCCTCCCTGAATGGCGGTTCCGCCCCGAGAGTCCTGGTCGCGGCTGATGCGATCGACGCATTGCGGCTACTGGTCGTCGGACATCGATGGATCAAGACGAGCCAGGCCGGTATGGTGGGTGTCGTAGTCGAAGAGGCCCTCACGGCCCGTCTCGAAAGTGTCGGGGTCGGAGCATTGGTGGCGGCCATGAGCGGGAAACAAGTGGATACCGCAGACGGATTCGAGGGAGATGAAGAAGATGGGACCGCGACCATACTGGCTGAACGTGAGGGAGAGGACGGCGCAGAGGTCGGATTTATCGCCTGGGGGGCGACCCAAGGCGCGGTTCGTGACGCACTCACGCTGTGCCGGAATCTCGGCATGCGCGTCGCCGCCTTGTACCCTAAGCAAATGGTGCCGTTTCCGGTGGCGCAGTTGGAGTCGTTCGCGGGTACGGTGAAACATGTGGTGGTGGTGGAGGCCGGTCAGACGAGGGCGTATGCAGACCGCATCGAGGGGGCCTGCTCGTTTCGACCCTTTGTGGTTATGCCCGAGAAGGGAACGGCCCTGACGCCGATGGACTTGTTTATGAGAGAAGATCTTGGTGCAAGATACGATAACCGATTGAAAGGAGTCGAGGATGAGTCAGCATGAAATGACCGTTGGTCCGGAAGGCTTTTTGGCACATCCCATGTCATCACGGGGAGTCGTGCTGCCGTCGAAGGGAGAAGGCCTTGTGTTGGGTAAGATCGTCCCCGAGCAACAGGCCATTGACGAGGCCGCGCGGCGGCTTCTCAGTGCCAAGAATCCCACAATTTTCCCAGGACCGTTGGTGCTGTGGGCCTGGAATGAACAGGCCACACAAGAGGCGAGGGTCGTCAAGGCATTGGCCCAGGCGATCCCGGCCAAGCTCATTCCGATGCCCGACTACCGCCCAAAGTATCCAAAGATCGAGCCGGAGAAGGAGATCAACCCGAACCATCCGAATCTAACCATCTGGCAGAACAAGATCGACGTGTGTCTCTTTGTCGGCGTCCATTGCCACCAGTCCAATATCGCGCTGAAGATCATCCGTGGCGGGACCAACTGTTTCACCATCGCGCTCTGTACCTTCAATGGCGATGACGAGGCCCACATCACGATTCGTGACCTGACAGCCGATACCATTCAGCGGGTAACTGATGCGGTTGAACGGTTGAAGCGGACGAGACCCTCCTAGAGTGGTGATCAGTCTGTCGCGCATCAGGAACTATTCAGAGAACCAGAGGAGAATGTGATGAGATATCTATGTGCCGCGCTGATTGCTGCGCTCGCTGGAGTTGGGGAAATGGCCTGGGCGTATGAAGAAATTGCCGTCACGGATGGAGGC includes:
- a CDS encoding sigma-54 dependent transcriptional regulator translates to MKPPAHILVVDDEINIRGALVTMLEKKGHQVRGVATAEEGLAQLEGASAELVITDLRMPGIGGMEFLCRLKDAWPDTEVVVMTAYGSIDTAVEAMRCGAYDYLTKPIDRERFPIVVDKALERHALTTENKQLRDRLETRTRFDHMVGESEPMQRIYGLVEMVADSDVTVLLTGESGTGKELVSRAIHHKSPRADGPFITMNCGALPDNLFESELFGYEKGAFTGAMATKMGRFELADGGTLLLDEVGELSLKSQVDFLRVLETKEFRRLGGTKLITVDTRIIAATNRNLEEAVKQGDFREDLYYRLNVVPIRLPPLRDRADDIPLLVDRFLAECAAQHHREPKDVSREAMRLLRLYGWPGNIRQLRNLMERLVVTVKDTMIQPEHLPEEIQASKEDARTMVVTLGTSLDQLEREVIQRTLTEITNHREKAAKLLGISLRTLQYKIKEYGIRD
- a CDS encoding 2-oxoglutarate:ferredoxin oxidoreductase yields the protein MQLGVTHPDSWFGLLYGHHAPEDEVIAESARQMFTRKNPTIFPGPLYLWAWHPEWMEKGQALLRLAAEIPGVMMIPMPDYRPKYPKIDPEEVINPNHPNLTIWGNKIEVALFIGIHCHYANLALRMVRAGTNCLTIAFCHDIHEDAMLSVQDLDVKQMDHIIDIFRTVRKELGIEMPKDGQTVRLTGTQVRANHGVERVNPRPA
- a CDS encoding carbon monoxide dehydrogenase, with amino-acid sequence MSQHEMTVGPEGFLAHPMSSRGVVLPSKGEGLVLGKIVPEQQAIDEAARRLLSAKNPTIFPGPLVLWAWNEQATQEARVVKALAQAIPAKLIPMPDYRPKYPKIEPEKEINPNHPNLTIWQNKIDVCLFVGVHCHQSNIALKIIRGGTNCFTIALCTFNGDDEAHITIRDLTADTIQRVTDAVERLKRTRPS